One region of Thermovenabulum gondwanense genomic DNA includes:
- a CDS encoding thioredoxin family protein: MMDFKKLFLKGIDFEDFLEQADENSRKKIEDIYGKINFNDKLVERINEINKKVKVLVFAESWCPDCIAAVPVLIKMAKTSGVIDYAILPKEGNEELLENYKYDGKPRIPTFIFLDENYRELGNYVEIPAKIKEIYEKGMQADYIVARRNYRNGLYSDMIAEEFLNIIEGR, translated from the coding sequence ATGATGGATTTTAAAAAGCTTTTTTTAAAGGGGATAGATTTTGAAGATTTTTTAGAACAAGCTGACGAAAACTCGAGGAAAAAGATTGAGGATATTTACGGCAAAATAAACTTTAACGATAAATTGGTAGAAAGAATTAATGAGATTAATAAAAAAGTAAAGGTCCTGGTTTTTGCTGAAAGCTGGTGTCCCGATTGCATTGCTGCCGTTCCCGTCCTCATAAAAATGGCAAAAACCTCGGGTGTTATAGATTATGCAATACTGCCAAAAGAAGGAAATGAGGAATTACTGGAAAATTATAAATACGATGGAAAACCCCGAATTCCCACTTTTATTTTCCTTGATGAAAATTACAGAGAGTTAGGAAATTACGTAGAAATACCTGCTAAAATAAAAGAAATTTACGAAAAGGGTATGCAGGCGGATTACATTGTAGCCCGCAGAAATTACAGAAATGGTCTATATTCGGATATGATTGCGGAAGAATTTTTAAATATTATTGAGGGAAGATGA
- a CDS encoding DUF1284 domain-containing protein — MIKLRGHHLICLNYYDGDGIDERFKENVQLIKKKMAEGDAVKVVEGPDDVCEGCKYLKDFTCHYSLSSEDEVKSLDNLALKHLKFAAGDSIRFSDLKKILSFIPLEFYKEFCSGCNFEGYCKNPLKN, encoded by the coding sequence ATGATTAAACTTAGAGGGCATCATTTAATTTGCTTGAATTATTACGATGGGGATGGTATTGATGAAAGGTTTAAAGAAAATGTGCAACTTATAAAGAAAAAAATGGCCGAGGGAGATGCGGTAAAGGTTGTAGAGGGTCCTGATGATGTATGTGAAGGATGTAAATATCTAAAAGATTTTACTTGTCATTATTCTTTGAGCTCAGAAGATGAGGTAAAAAGCTTGGATAATTTGGCTTTAAAGCACTTGAAATTTGCTGCAGGGGATTCGATTCGTTTTTCTGATTTGAAAAAAATCCTTTCTTTTATACCATTAGAGTTTTATAAAGAGTTCTGCAGCGGATGTAATTTTGAAGGATATTGTAAAAATCCTTTAAAAAACTGA